One window of Agromyces rhizosphaerae genomic DNA carries:
- a CDS encoding GNAT family N-acetyltransferase: MRIERVHVPERLGTAGARRFERYVDLMREVETGLWGNDDLTTDARTALPRYRSEYVRRVPLLALDGDDAIGAAVVEWEPGEDAETAILYGVVPAARRRLGIGSWLLAECERIALDAGRRVLISWSDHPAATLEVDGPRLAASVGDAVVPAADPRAAFFTRHGYALGQVERMSVLDVGAGDVPEPEPAPGYRLVTWSAHAPDELVDAYAAAKTRMALDVPAADLTIDPEHWDADRVRTFEGQRAESGDGLLVAAAVAEDGTVAGYTELELPHDKSCAYQGDTLVVAAHRGRGLGLRVKQANHRALAEAAPDRTRVYTWNADENAHMLAINVALGFRTAAYSAAWQRRVDGGVPSETL; encoded by the coding sequence ATGCGCATCGAACGGGTGCACGTGCCCGAACGCCTGGGCACTGCCGGCGCACGCCGCTTCGAGCGGTACGTGGACCTCATGCGCGAGGTCGAGACGGGGCTCTGGGGCAACGACGACCTCACCACGGACGCGCGCACCGCGCTTCCGCGCTACCGGTCGGAGTACGTGCGGCGCGTGCCGCTGCTCGCCCTCGACGGCGACGACGCCATCGGCGCCGCCGTGGTGGAGTGGGAGCCGGGCGAGGACGCCGAGACCGCGATCCTGTACGGCGTCGTGCCGGCGGCGCGGCGACGCCTCGGCATCGGGTCGTGGCTGCTCGCCGAGTGCGAGCGGATCGCGCTGGATGCGGGCCGCCGGGTGCTCATCAGCTGGAGCGACCACCCCGCCGCCACGCTCGAGGTGGACGGCCCGCGCCTCGCGGCATCCGTCGGCGACGCGGTCGTGCCCGCCGCCGACCCGCGCGCGGCCTTCTTCACCCGCCACGGCTATGCGCTCGGGCAGGTCGAGCGCATGAGCGTGCTCGACGTCGGGGCCGGCGACGTGCCGGAACCGGAGCCCGCCCCGGGGTACCGCCTGGTCACGTGGTCGGCGCACGCGCCCGACGAGCTCGTCGACGCGTACGCCGCGGCGAAGACCCGCATGGCGCTCGACGTGCCGGCAGCGGACCTCACGATCGACCCCGAGCACTGGGATGCCGACCGGGTGCGCACCTTCGAGGGGCAGCGCGCCGAGAGCGGCGACGGGCTGCTGGTCGCGGCCGCGGTGGCCGAGGACGGCACGGTCGCCGGGTACACCGAGCTCGAGCTGCCGCACGACAAGTCCTGCGCCTACCAGGGAGACACGCTCGTGGTCGCCGCGCACCGCGGCCGAGGCCTCGGCCTGCGGGTCAAGCAGGCGAACCATCGCGCGCTGGCCGAGGCCGCGCCGGACCGGACGCGCGTCTACACCTGGAACGCCGACGAGAACGCGCACATGCTCGCCATCAACGTCGCGCTCGGGTTCCGGACGGCCGCGTACTCGGCGGCGTGGCAGCGTCGGGTCGACGGCGGGGTCCCGTCGGAGACGCTATGA